The proteins below are encoded in one region of Lujinxingia sediminis:
- a CDS encoding pseudouridine synthase, which produces MNKPPGCITARVDFEDRPTVYDHVPKHFEPLPHVGRLDFNTEGLLLFTDDGKLAQALLNKDYAGPTSMEETSAELAPIEKVYHVKVKAKLGPDDPVLIALQEPLEYEPGKFTAPARTEWVAERSSCTWISITITEGRHRQVRKLCERSGLQIRKLRRVRLGPLELGELKLRWCRHLSDEELTELYVAAFGHDPRPWPEA; this is translated from the coding sequence ATGAACAAACCCCCCGGCTGCATCACCGCCCGGGTGGATTTTGAGGACCGCCCGACGGTCTACGACCACGTGCCGAAGCATTTTGAGCCGCTTCCCCATGTGGGCCGCCTCGACTTCAACACCGAAGGGCTCTTGCTCTTCACCGACGACGGCAAACTCGCCCAGGCCCTGCTCAACAAAGACTACGCCGGCCCGACGTCGATGGAGGAGACGAGCGCGGAGCTCGCGCCCATCGAGAAGGTCTATCACGTCAAGGTCAAGGCGAAGCTCGGGCCCGATGACCCGGTGCTCATCGCCCTGCAGGAGCCTCTGGAGTACGAGCCCGGCAAGTTCACCGCGCCGGCGCGGACCGAGTGGGTGGCGGAGCGCTCCAGCTGCACGTGGATCAGCATCACCATCACCGAGGGGCGCCACCGTCAGGTGCGAAAGCTCTGTGAGCGCAGCGGCCTGCAGATCCGCAAGCTGCGCCGTGTGCGTCTGGGACCGCTGGAGCTTGGCGAGCTGAAGCTGCGCTGGTGTCGGCATCTGAGCGACGAAGAACTCACCGAACTCTATGTGGCGGCCTTTGGCCATGACCCGCGACCCTGGCCCGAGGCGTAA